In the genome of Fulvivirga maritima, one region contains:
- a CDS encoding serine hydrolase domain-containing protein, whose product MKESILSIVFVLLLMGCSEENETPTNQNATMYFPPISGAEWETSAVTELEWNESAIEPLKQFLTDQNTKSFMILVNGRIVIEEYFNGHAATSTWEWNSAGKTLVTAATGIAQQNGLIDINNKVSDYIGTGWTRATAEQEDLITVKNLLTMTSGLDDEPQLVIRPNLTYLADAGTRWAYGNVFQRLINVVEEASNTQFDSYFNNELRDKIGMDGYWNTGLVYTIYHSTTRSMARFGLLALNRGQWNDQEIIDEDFFMESINSSQNINPSYGYLWWLNGKSGYMIPGSQDVFSGPLVPNAPNDMYAAMGANDQRIYIVPGKNMVVIRMGEAANPDDPNFAVSGFDNVLWEKINDVID is encoded by the coding sequence ATGAAAGAAAGTATTTTGTCCATAGTTTTTGTGCTGTTATTGATGGGTTGTAGTGAAGAGAATGAAACACCCACAAATCAGAATGCTACTATGTATTTCCCTCCTATTTCCGGGGCGGAATGGGAAACCTCTGCTGTTACTGAGTTAGAGTGGAATGAAAGTGCAATAGAGCCTTTAAAGCAATTTTTGACAGATCAGAACACGAAATCTTTTATGATTCTGGTCAATGGTAGAATTGTGATAGAAGAATATTTCAATGGACATGCAGCCACTTCTACCTGGGAGTGGAATAGTGCGGGTAAAACATTGGTTACAGCTGCTACAGGAATTGCTCAGCAAAATGGTTTAATTGATATCAATAATAAGGTTTCGGATTATATAGGTACAGGCTGGACCAGAGCTACCGCAGAGCAAGAAGATTTAATAACAGTGAAGAATTTATTAACCATGACCTCTGGTTTGGATGATGAGCCGCAATTAGTCATTAGGCCAAATCTAACCTACCTGGCCGATGCTGGCACAAGGTGGGCATATGGTAATGTATTTCAACGCTTGATTAATGTGGTTGAAGAGGCAAGTAACACTCAGTTTGATAGTTATTTCAATAATGAATTACGTGATAAAATAGGAATGGATGGCTATTGGAATACAGGGTTAGTTTATACCATATACCACAGTACCACCCGAAGCATGGCCAGGTTTGGTCTGCTAGCCTTGAACAGAGGGCAGTGGAATGATCAGGAAATCATTGATGAAGATTTTTTTATGGAAAGCATTAACTCATCACAAAACATTAACCCTTCTTATGGCTATTTGTGGTGGTTAAATGGAAAGTCAGGATATATGATTCCTGGTAGTCAGGACGTATTCTCCGGACCACTTGTGCCTAATGCCCCCAATGATATGTATGCTGCCATGGGAGCCAATGACCAAAGAATTTATATAGTGCCTGGTAAAAACATGGTTGTAATTAGAATGGGGGAAGCAGCCAATCCTGATGATCCTAACTTTGCTGTTTCGGGCTTTGATAATGTGCTTTGGGAAAAGATAAATGATGTGATTGATTAG